Proteins encoded by one window of Aminivibrio sp.:
- a CDS encoding efflux RND transporter permease subunit, translating to MNLISISIRRPVLTLVIVILFVLLGLSGMRGMGISLLPKIEVPFVTVRTTYTGAGPEDMETLVSKPLEDAISQVQGVRRLESTSLEGISYVFIEFDPDINLADAALDVANRIRIVNLPEDADDPVVRKFDINARSFMSVVFTSTLPPQRARDILEDRVQRQLSQVVDVADVSLDGGLTREIHVELDPVALGSLGLSIRQVTDILKSGNYSSPSGRISLGDQESILRVVGESVSVRELEEIQIPLRGGVSVRLADIAEVSDSTAELRRLARYGGMDSFILSLTAIPDGNVVRASRGAREMLDRILPTLPPGFTMTIPFDDGEFIADSIWNVFRDMISGTALTALILFLFLQRLSVTLLVAIVMPTAIIATFMPMVLANYTLNMMTTLGLAISTGVLVNNSILVIENIIRYKEMGYHPLEAAERGTKEVAIAVLSTTATNLGVFIPVALSGGRMGQMFNPFAMTVVFSTLFSLWVALTFTPMLAARIGSSSGPSKVSRFLTGWWQWLYQGFDDLHHVLVRSAVGHPFLAILLFGGLTAGTVLLADRIGFEFFPSSDEGQITVSMETSASASLAMTDRLVRQIEGHVLELPYVKGVDVVIGGRGSRSGLNRATMRIYLEDTPERPSSFNFAAPLRPLLASLPDMKASVSAGGGRGGVRGKPIQVVIRGEETDALNDLAMKVMGVLRDIQGIVDVDLDWRTGRPEIRMIPDRLRMGRLNFSSENLSDLLRGYVTGLKAGVFREGGKEYDILVKLKTEEVSSPFQLPDLPFPTSVGFVSLRDLAELKDTMGPTQILRKDRQRSITVDGNVSGTTVGEAYRVIDRKLKEIPLPPGYRFTYAGEIQSIQDNFGALNFALGLAVLLTFLMIAAILESFVFAFVIMLTVPLSVIGVIPALILTRTPLSIYGLMGVIMLVGLVVNNAIVIIDYAEIARKEGMSPDEAIIEACKVRLRPILMADATSIIAMIPLAMGVGAGGAFRSPMAIVSIGGLAAGGVLALLAIPPVYKLVWRVKQRFGFEAAEQP from the coding sequence ATGAACCTGATCAGCATCTCCATACGGCGTCCGGTACTGACGCTGGTCATCGTCATTCTTTTCGTGCTTCTCGGCCTTTCCGGCATGAGGGGCATGGGAATTTCCCTTCTTCCGAAGATCGAGGTTCCCTTTGTCACGGTGAGGACCACCTACACCGGGGCGGGGCCCGAGGACATGGAAACGCTCGTGTCGAAACCCCTGGAGGACGCCATCAGCCAGGTCCAGGGGGTCAGGCGGCTGGAGAGCACTTCCCTTGAAGGCATTTCCTACGTTTTCATCGAATTCGACCCCGACATCAACCTTGCCGATGCCGCCCTCGACGTGGCCAACCGTATCCGGATCGTGAACCTGCCGGAGGACGCCGACGATCCCGTGGTCAGGAAGTTCGATATCAACGCCCGGTCCTTCATGTCGGTGGTCTTTACCTCCACGCTGCCTCCCCAGCGTGCCAGGGACATCCTGGAGGACAGGGTGCAGAGGCAGCTCTCCCAGGTTGTGGACGTGGCCGACGTCTCACTGGACGGCGGCCTGACCCGGGAGATTCACGTGGAGCTGGATCCAGTGGCCCTGGGGAGCCTCGGCCTGAGTATCCGCCAGGTCACCGACATCCTGAAGAGCGGGAACTACAGTTCCCCCTCGGGGCGCATCTCCCTCGGCGACCAGGAGTCCATCCTTCGGGTCGTGGGTGAATCTGTCTCGGTCCGGGAACTGGAAGAAATTCAGATTCCCCTGCGGGGGGGCGTCTCGGTAAGGCTTGCCGACATCGCCGAGGTGAGCGATAGCACGGCGGAACTCCGCCGTCTCGCCAGGTACGGCGGCATGGATTCCTTCATCCTTTCGCTGACGGCAATTCCCGACGGAAACGTGGTCCGGGCAAGCCGGGGGGCGAGGGAGATGCTCGACCGCATTCTGCCGACCCTTCCTCCGGGGTTCACCATGACCATCCCCTTCGACGACGGCGAATTCATCGCCGATTCCATCTGGAACGTCTTCCGGGACATGATCTCCGGCACGGCCCTCACGGCCCTCATCCTGTTCCTTTTCCTCCAGAGGCTGTCGGTGACCCTCCTCGTCGCCATCGTCATGCCCACGGCCATCATCGCCACCTTCATGCCCATGGTCCTCGCGAACTACACGCTGAACATGATGACCACCTTAGGACTGGCCATCTCCACGGGCGTGCTGGTGAACAACTCTATCCTGGTCATCGAGAACATCATCCGCTACAAGGAGATGGGGTACCACCCCCTGGAGGCGGCGGAACGGGGGACGAAGGAGGTCGCCATCGCCGTCCTGTCCACCACGGCCACCAATCTCGGCGTGTTCATCCCCGTTGCCCTGTCGGGAGGGCGGATGGGGCAGATGTTCAACCCCTTCGCCATGACGGTGGTCTTTTCCACCCTCTTTTCTCTCTGGGTGGCCCTGACCTTCACTCCCATGCTGGCGGCCCGCATCGGCAGCTCTTCGGGGCCGTCGAAGGTGAGCCGTTTCCTTACGGGGTGGTGGCAGTGGCTCTACCAGGGCTTCGACGATCTTCACCACGTCCTTGTCCGGAGCGCCGTGGGGCACCCCTTTCTTGCCATACTCCTCTTCGGCGGGTTGACCGCCGGCACGGTGCTGCTTGCCGACAGGATCGGGTTCGAGTTCTTCCCCTCCTCCGACGAGGGGCAGATCACCGTGTCCATGGAAACGTCAGCATCGGCGTCCCTCGCCATGACCGACCGGCTTGTGCGCCAGATCGAGGGGCACGTCCTCGAGCTCCCCTACGTGAAGGGCGTGGACGTGGTCATCGGGGGAAGAGGGTCCCGGTCGGGGTTGAACCGGGCCACCATGAGGATCTACCTCGAGGATACCCCGGAGAGGCCGTCGAGCTTCAACTTCGCCGCACCCCTCCGCCCGCTCCTGGCATCCCTTCCCGACATGAAGGCGAGCGTCTCCGCAGGAGGGGGAAGGGGAGGCGTCCGGGGAAAGCCGATCCAGGTGGTGATCCGGGGAGAAGAGACGGACGCCCTCAACGACCTGGCAATGAAGGTCATGGGAGTCCTCCGGGACATCCAGGGCATCGTGGACGTGGACCTCGACTGGCGGACGGGCCGGCCGGAGATCCGGATGATTCCGGACAGGCTCCGCATGGGACGGCTCAATTTTAGTTCCGAGAACCTTTCGGACCTCCTGAGGGGGTACGTCACGGGACTGAAGGCAGGCGTCTTCCGGGAAGGCGGCAAGGAGTACGATATCCTCGTGAAGCTCAAAACCGAGGAGGTCTCGAGCCCCTTCCAGCTTCCGGATCTCCCCTTCCCCACGTCCGTCGGGTTCGTGTCTCTGCGGGACCTCGCCGAGCTGAAGGACACCATGGGGCCCACCCAGATCCTGAGGAAGGACCGCCAGCGGTCCATTACCGTGGACGGCAACGTCTCCGGCACGACCGTGGGAGAAGCATACCGGGTCATCGACAGAAAACTGAAGGAGATTCCCCTTCCTCCGGGGTACCGTTTTACCTATGCGGGAGAAATCCAGTCCATCCAGGACAATTTCGGCGCCCTGAACTTCGCCCTCGGACTGGCGGTGCTGCTCACCTTCCTCATGATCGCCGCCATTCTCGAGTCCTTCGTCTTCGCCTTCGTGATCATGCTGACGGTCCCCCTGTCGGTCATCGGCGTGATTCCGGCGCTGATTCTCACCCGGACGCCCCTTTCCATCTACGGCCTCATGGGGGTCATCATGCTCGTCGGCCTGGTGGTGAACAACGCCATCGTCATCATCGACTACGCCGAGATTGCCCGGAAAGAGGGAATGTCTCCCGACGAGGCCATCATCGAGGCCTGCAAGGTCCGGCTCCGGCCCATCCTCATGGCGGACGCCACGTCCATCATCGCCATGATT
- a CDS encoding efflux RND transporter periplasmic adaptor subunit, with amino-acid sequence MGILRKANVWFWILAVAAGLGFLGYRIAVPSGAQQRTPPPPPGITVTVYEVQPRAWEIWRGFYGTVRSAQVQRVNSQTREVIEDVTVEVGDRVKKGDVLIFLASQSQAAVLSARQAAYEDAKVRYESLQKLYQAGGTSKQELDRTNVQLKDEAAKLRDARTTVSRTQIRSALNGVVVRRSAEKGEFAEPGRELLAVADFDRREVEMLISPTIRGLITPGMDVLVKAPWGGETMGKIFRMDPEADIATGFFRAIVRLPSDCKLIPGDYVRMDVRMAYRENAIAVPYESILREDGKPYVFVESGGEAFRRDISVGEGSGGYVEVLEGLAPGERVVKTGAGSLYEGARLVISDGVLRKPGQGSGARETDIAGSPDGNPGGK; translated from the coding sequence ATGGGCATTCTGAGAAAAGCGAACGTGTGGTTCTGGATTCTGGCCGTCGCCGCCGGGCTGGGATTTCTCGGCTACAGGATCGCCGTGCCCTCCGGCGCCCAGCAGAGGACGCCCCCTCCGCCGCCCGGAATCACGGTGACCGTGTACGAGGTTCAGCCCAGGGCCTGGGAGATCTGGCGCGGTTTTTACGGCACGGTCCGTTCCGCCCAGGTCCAGAGGGTGAACTCCCAAACCAGGGAAGTGATCGAGGATGTGACCGTGGAAGTAGGCGACAGGGTGAAGAAAGGGGATGTCCTCATTTTTCTCGCCAGCCAGAGCCAGGCCGCCGTCCTCAGTGCGAGACAGGCAGCCTACGAGGACGCAAAGGTTCGTTACGAGAGTCTTCAGAAACTCTACCAGGCCGGGGGTACCTCGAAACAGGAACTTGACCGGACCAACGTGCAGCTCAAGGATGAAGCCGCAAAGCTTCGGGACGCCCGGACCACCGTGTCGAGGACGCAGATACGGTCCGCCCTGAACGGCGTGGTGGTGCGACGTTCCGCCGAAAAAGGAGAATTTGCCGAACCCGGGCGGGAGCTGCTCGCCGTGGCGGACTTCGACCGGAGGGAAGTGGAGATGCTCATTTCACCCACCATCCGCGGTCTGATCACCCCGGGGATGGACGTCCTGGTCAAGGCGCCCTGGGGGGGCGAGACCATGGGAAAAATCTTCCGCATGGACCCGGAAGCCGACATCGCCACGGGGTTTTTCCGGGCCATCGTTCGGCTGCCGTCAGACTGCAAGCTCATTCCGGGCGACTACGTTCGGATGGATGTCCGCATGGCCTACAGGGAGAACGCCATAGCCGTTCCCTACGAGTCTATTCTTCGCGAGGACGGGAAGCCCTATGTCTTCGTGGAGTCGGGAGGAGAAGCCTTCCGGAGGGATATTTCGGTGGGCGAGGGCAGCGGCGGTTACGTGGAAGTCCTCGAGGGGCTCGCTCCGGGTGAACGGGTGGTGAAAACCGGGGCCGGAAGCCTGTATGAAGGCGCCCGACTGGTCATTTCCGACGGAGTGCTGAGGAAGCCGGGCCAGGGTTCGGGAGCGCGGGAAACCGACATCGCCGGAAGTCCTGACGGGAACCCCGGAGGAAAGTAG
- a CDS encoding AMP-binding protein produces the protein MVRLEKVILDNLRLEPEKPCLWWEGTWWSNGDLLRLVEQSVKVLEEGKFRAGYRLAVLLPNSPLVLALSLAAWSLGGAISPLNEKSGIPSLMGTLQLAEPCAVVLAPGLDELRTALEERDVPVVVAESLADALPSFAVKETSLEDDSLAVIFATSGTTGMPKAVPLTHGNLLDNILMMYDAFELLQEGDILLNVLPNFHSFGFTVGGLLPLVKKLRQALVASFLPPSETMKTIHDSGTNVIVVVPTMLYFMTAAAAKGAPLPVSLKLIVTGGDRLNVQLDEKVKDAFGVGILEGYGLTECSPVVAVNRNYKDRRLGTVGPLLRGYEWKLLNDKNEDVTSSGEGVLWVKGPSVASGYFRDPVMTAERFADGWFNTGDYVRMEDGYVRILDRVTDIIIVGGFNVYPQEVEAILLSHPAVSQAAVVGIPHPVNGEVPKAFIRLREGTRVTQREIIDFCKKHLAHFKVPRSVEFMESFPLSSTGKVLRRMLRQK, from the coding sequence ATGGTGAGACTTGAAAAGGTAATTCTGGACAATTTGCGCCTCGAGCCGGAGAAGCCCTGTCTCTGGTGGGAGGGAACGTGGTGGAGCAACGGAGACCTGCTTCGTCTGGTGGAGCAGTCTGTGAAGGTTCTCGAAGAAGGGAAGTTCAGGGCCGGATACAGGCTTGCGGTGCTCCTGCCGAATTCACCCCTCGTCCTTGCGCTCTCTCTCGCGGCGTGGAGCCTCGGCGGAGCGATTTCTCCGCTGAACGAGAAATCGGGTATCCCCTCCCTCATGGGGACGCTTCAGCTTGCGGAACCCTGCGCCGTGGTGCTCGCCCCCGGCCTCGACGAGCTGAGGACGGCCCTCGAAGAGCGGGATGTGCCCGTGGTGGTGGCGGAATCTCTCGCCGATGCCCTGCCGTCCTTTGCGGTGAAGGAAACCTCTCTGGAGGACGACTCCCTGGCGGTGATTTTCGCCACCTCCGGGACCACGGGAATGCCCAAGGCCGTTCCCCTCACCCACGGCAACCTGCTGGACAACATCCTGATGATGTACGATGCTTTCGAGCTTCTCCAGGAAGGGGACATCCTCCTCAACGTGCTGCCGAACTTTCACTCCTTCGGCTTCACCGTGGGCGGTCTCCTGCCCCTGGTGAAAAAGCTCCGCCAGGCCCTTGTGGCATCCTTCCTTCCCCCATCTGAGACCATGAAGACCATCCATGATTCCGGCACCAACGTGATCGTGGTCGTTCCCACCATGCTTTATTTCATGACCGCTGCGGCGGCCAAGGGCGCACCTTTGCCCGTCTCCCTCAAACTGATCGTCACGGGCGGAGACCGGCTGAACGTCCAGCTGGACGAAAAAGTGAAGGACGCCTTCGGCGTCGGCATCCTCGAAGGATACGGTCTCACCGAGTGCTCGCCGGTAGTGGCGGTGAACCGGAACTACAAGGACCGCCGCCTCGGCACCGTGGGGCCCCTCTTGAGGGGATACGAGTGGAAGCTCCTCAACGATAAAAACGAGGATGTGACCTCCTCGGGCGAAGGGGTGCTCTGGGTGAAGGGGCCTTCCGTGGCCTCCGGCTACTTCAGGGACCCCGTAATGACGGCGGAGCGGTTCGCGGACGGCTGGTTCAACACCGGGGACTACGTCAGGATGGAAGACGGGTACGTCCGGATCCTCGACCGGGTGACGGACATCATCATCGTCGGCGGGTTCAACGTTTATCCCCAGGAGGTGGAGGCCATCCTCCTCTCCCACCCCGCCGTTTCCCAGGCGGCGGTGGTGGGTATTCCCCATCCGGTGAACGGCGAGGTCCCCAAGGCCTTTATCCGCCTCCGCGAGGGCACCCGGGTCACGCAGAGGGAGATCATCGACTTCTGCAAGAAGCATCTCGCCCATTTCAAGGTCCCGAGGAGCGTGGAGTTCATGGAATCCTTCCCCCTGTCGAGCACGGGGAAGGTGCTCCGGAGGATGCTGCGGCAGAAATAG